In a single window of the Larimichthys crocea isolate SSNF chromosome XVII, L_crocea_2.0, whole genome shotgun sequence genome:
- the LOC104919126 gene encoding FYN-binding protein 1 isoform X1, whose amino-acid sequence MDQEDVLDFKALMAKFQDEEVLLKQPRIKPALPEKPKVVPPPQSPPHYLPAGARPSLLTSINQSLDGKMAPRVVFKDEKKESKKPLIQTTSKGKDKSEAKLIKGKDKATKGSKEKPEEASSDQKQKKENGKDKRFSLVLPGAPKENTAELVPATPPPKVTPAKKKGFLGFRKSTKRNSYEVSADPIMDSPSSEIPGQLPLIPVPPDFGDSPPEPEVSAPKAPLPNIPTKPDSSAAVEAAPSSTIPAFPDFTPPPAFIPDLPAPVPESETPLEIETPALHVSRPASPKEIIQPPTGTVSTPPPSRVTPSPTPPEPEPAAEAALEAAVEVAPAPVIEPPSVLPSPKAERRISALSALERAEDMSPGKKISCDQRIYEALEKARKKSSPVSNPSTSYSTTPPPEESPTVSLPELPPIDYEAGKSAEVNGVDQREASPVLEGIAEEGCDPVPELLLVPPPQPKKLLPVPESLGPSPEKPDRPSSVDLSEYTYSPHLGDNEIPVPSEFSETDTTDIPEFDDVTSDAHSPDLGSGDYIGTDTPDGQISDFYSNGLISPGAEDRTDQDNPQPESSFSFPQESPAPPEVQAEVDNGVYESTENVYEEFSVSAKKKGKTEGGKKRKGPPKNPYAEAPQEANEEKVKTIRFGKGDKKSTAEGPDEKELKKKEKQRLEKEKKELKEKQEREKKEQKEREKKENNMKKKFKITGQEEAMYEAKVTVTTKGRKDDLPVKSGDLISIIRTTNCPKGKWLARDSSNNYGYVAVDHMELDIKEMLELGKKAAHTRKISNTNVIEAEDTSIGNRASNHYPTSAESFTDDSEEWTGDEEEPLSPAAETADPLASVGHNRTLSMPDMGDKDLTINHQHSHSEPDPNGSHVQARQEALQKLATFFHSPKPVEPAASSTEPETNPEPVKEEALDPPEASSTQETDFDQTEMIILPPPDLYADFAQ is encoded by the exons atggatCAG GAGGACGTGTTGGACTTTAAGGCCCTGATGGCCAAGTTTCAGGATGAAGAAGTCCTCCTGAAGCAACCCAGGATCAAACCTGCTCTCCCAGAGAAACCAAAGGTTGTCCCTCCTCCCCAGAGCCCGCCTCACTACCTCCCCGCAGGAGCACGCCCCTCCCTGCTCACCTCCATCAACCAGTCCCTAGATGGGAAGATGGCCCCCCGAGTGGTCTTCAAGGATGAGAAGAAGGAGAGCAAGAAGCCTCTCATCCAGACTACCTCGAAGGGAAAAGACAAGAGTGAAGCGAAGCTGATCAAAGGGAAAGACAAGGCAACGAAAGGAAGCAAAGAGAAGCCCGAAGAGGCTTCGTCAGATcagaagcagaagaaagagAACGGTAAAGACAAGAGGTTCTCGTTGGTGCTCCCTGGAGCGCCTAAGGAGAACACCGCAGAGCTGGTGCCAGCCACGCCTCCACCTAAAGTCACACCAGCGAAGAAGAAGGGCTTCCTGGGATTCAGGAAGTCAACAAAAAGAAATTCATACGAGGTATCGGCTGATCCGATCATGGACTCCCCCAGCTCAGAGATTCCCGGACAACTTCCTCTTATCCCGGTGCCTCCTGACTTTGGTGACTCACCACCAGAGCCTGAAGTCTCTGCACCGAAGGCTCCTCTACCAAACATCCCCACCAAACCTGACTCCAGTGCTGCAGTGGAAGCTGCCCCGTCCTCCACTATCCCTGCCTTTCCTGATTTCACCCCACCCCCCGCCTTCATTCCTGATTTACCAGCACCAGTCCCAGAGAGTGAAACCCCACTTGAGATAGAAACTCCTGCCCTGCACGTTTCCAGGCCCGCTAGCCCAAAAGAAATAATTCAACCCCCCACCGGCACCGTCTCAACCCCTCCACCCAGTCGGGTCACTCCCTCTCCCACACCTCCTGAGCCGGAGCCGGCAGCTGAGGCTGCTTTAGAGGCTGCAGTGGAGGTGGCTCCTGCTCCTGTCATAGAGCCTCCATCCGTTCTGCCGTCTCCTAAAGCTGAGCGTCGGATCTCGGCCCTCTCAGCCCTGGAAAGAGCGGAGGACATGAGCCCAGGGAAGAAGATTTCGTGTGACCAAAGGATCTATGAGGCTCTGGAGAAGGCACGCAAGAAGTCCAG CCCAGTGTCAAACCCGAGCACATCCTACTCCACCACCCCACCTCCAGAGGAGAGTCCCACCGTCTCTCTCCCAGAGCTCCCACCTATTGACTATGAGGCAGGGAAATCAGCAGAAGTTAACGGCGTTGACCAGC GGGAAGCCTCTCCGGTGTTGGAAGGTATCGCTGAGGAGGGGTGCGATCCTGTCCCAGAGCTGTTGTTGGTTCCACCGCCTCAACCCAAAAAGTTGCTTCCAGTTCCTGAGTCACTGGGTCCTTCTCCAGAGAAACCAGACAGACCTTCTTCTGTGGACCTGAGTGAATACACCTATTCTCCTCATCTGGGAGATAATG AGATCCCTGTCCCTTCCGAGTTCTCAGAGACCGACACCACAGATATCCCTGAGTTTGATGATGTGACCTCAGATGCTCATTCTCCAGACTTGGGGAGCGGGGACTACATAGGTACAGATACTCCGGATGgacagatttcagatttttacAGTAATGGATTAATTAGTCCAGGAGCTGAGGACCGCACAGACCAAGATAATCCACAACCAGAGTCCTCTTTCTCGTTCCCTCAGGAATCTCCCGCACCGCCAGA GGTCCAAGCTGAAGTCGACAATGGTGTCTATGAGAGCACGGAAAATGTTTACGAGGAGTTCTCAGTCTCAGccaagaagaaaggaaagactGAAGGTGGCAAGAAGCGCAAAGGCCCGCCAAAGA ATCCGTATGCTGAGGCGCCACAGGAAGCA AATGAAGAGAAAGTCAAGACAATCAGGTTCGGCAA GGGCGACAAGAAGTCCACGGCAGAAGGGCCGGATGAGAAAgagctgaaaaagaaagagaagcagcgcctggagaaggagaagaaggagctgaaggagaagcaagaaagggagaagaaggagcagaaagagagggagaagaaggagaataaTATGAAGAAGAAGTTCAAA ATCACAGGACAGGAGGAGGCCATGTACGAGGCAAAAGTAACCGTGACGACGAAGGGACGTAAGGACGATCTGCCCGTCAAGAGCGGCGACTTGATCAGCATCATCCGGACAACGAACTGTCCCAAAGGGAAGTGGCTGGCcagagacagcagcaacaact ATGGGTACGTTGCAGTGGATCATATGGAGCTGGACATCAAGGAGATGCTGGAGCTCGGAAAGAAGGCCGCGCACACCCGCAAGATCAGCAACACCAACGTAATCGAGGCGGAGGACACCAGCATAGGGAACAG GGCCTCGAACCACTATCCAACGTCAGCAGAGAGCT TCACAGATGACAGTGAAGAGTGGACCGGTGACGAAGAGGAACCTCTGTCTCCTGCTGCTGAAACTGCAGATCCGTTGGCTTCAGT GGGTCACAACAGGACACTCTCGATGCCAGACATGG GAGACAAAGACCTTACCATAAACCACCAGCACAGCCACAGTGAGCCAGATCCAAATGGCTCCCATGTCCA AGCAAGACAGGAAGCACTTCAGAAGCTGGCCACATTTTTCCATTCACCAAAACCTGTGGAGCCAGCTGCCAG cagcactgAACCAGAGACAA ATCCTGAGCCTGTGAAAGAAGAAGCATTAGACCC gccTGAAGCGAGTTCGACACAGGAAACCGACTTCGATCAAACTGAGATGATCATTTTACCTCCTCCTGACCTGTACGCTGACTTCGCCCAGTAA
- the LOC104919126 gene encoding FYN-binding protein 1 isoform X2 — protein MDQEDVLDFKALMAKFQDEEVLLKQPRIKPALPEKPKVVPPPQSPPHYLPAGARPSLLTSINQSLDGKMAPRVVFKDEKKESKKPLIQTTSKGKDKSEAKLIKGKDKATKGSKEKPEEASSDQKQKKENGKDKRFSLVLPGAPKENTAELVPATPPPKVTPAKKKGFLGFRKSTKRNSYEVSADPIMDSPSSEIPGQLPLIPVPPDFGDSPPEPEVSAPKAPLPNIPTKPDSSAAVEAAPSSTIPAFPDFTPPPAFIPDLPAPVPESETPLEIETPALHVSRPASPKEIIQPPTGTVSTPPPSRVTPSPTPPEPEPAAEAALEAAVEVAPAPVIEPPSVLPSPKAERRISALSALERAEDMSPGKKISCDQRIYEALEKARKKSSPVSNPSTSYSTTPPPEESPTVSLPELPPIDYEAGKSAEVNGVDQREASPVLEGIAEEGCDPVPELLLVPPPQPKKLLPVPESLGPSPEKPDRPSSVDLSEYTYSPHLGDNEIPVPSEFSETDTTDIPEFDDVTSDAHSPDLGSGDYIGTDTPDGQISDFYSNGLISPGAEDRTDQDNPQPESSFSFPQESPAPPEVQAEVDNGVYESTENVYEEFSVSAKKKGKTEGGKKRKGPPKNPYAEAPQEANEEKVKTIRFGKGDKKSTAEGPDEKELKKKEKQRLEKEKKELKEKQEREKKEQKEREKKENNMKKKFKITGQEEAMYEAKVTVTTKGRKDDLPVKSGDLISIIRTTNCPKGKWLARDSSNNYGYVAVDHMELDIKEMLELGKKAAHTRKISNTNVIEAEDTSIGNRASNHYPTSAESFTDDSEEWTGDEEEPLSPAAETADPLASVGHNRTLSMPDMGDKDLTINHQHSHSEPDPNGSHVQARQEALQKLATFFHSPKPVEPAASTEPETNPEPVKEEALDPPEASSTQETDFDQTEMIILPPPDLYADFAQ, from the exons atggatCAG GAGGACGTGTTGGACTTTAAGGCCCTGATGGCCAAGTTTCAGGATGAAGAAGTCCTCCTGAAGCAACCCAGGATCAAACCTGCTCTCCCAGAGAAACCAAAGGTTGTCCCTCCTCCCCAGAGCCCGCCTCACTACCTCCCCGCAGGAGCACGCCCCTCCCTGCTCACCTCCATCAACCAGTCCCTAGATGGGAAGATGGCCCCCCGAGTGGTCTTCAAGGATGAGAAGAAGGAGAGCAAGAAGCCTCTCATCCAGACTACCTCGAAGGGAAAAGACAAGAGTGAAGCGAAGCTGATCAAAGGGAAAGACAAGGCAACGAAAGGAAGCAAAGAGAAGCCCGAAGAGGCTTCGTCAGATcagaagcagaagaaagagAACGGTAAAGACAAGAGGTTCTCGTTGGTGCTCCCTGGAGCGCCTAAGGAGAACACCGCAGAGCTGGTGCCAGCCACGCCTCCACCTAAAGTCACACCAGCGAAGAAGAAGGGCTTCCTGGGATTCAGGAAGTCAACAAAAAGAAATTCATACGAGGTATCGGCTGATCCGATCATGGACTCCCCCAGCTCAGAGATTCCCGGACAACTTCCTCTTATCCCGGTGCCTCCTGACTTTGGTGACTCACCACCAGAGCCTGAAGTCTCTGCACCGAAGGCTCCTCTACCAAACATCCCCACCAAACCTGACTCCAGTGCTGCAGTGGAAGCTGCCCCGTCCTCCACTATCCCTGCCTTTCCTGATTTCACCCCACCCCCCGCCTTCATTCCTGATTTACCAGCACCAGTCCCAGAGAGTGAAACCCCACTTGAGATAGAAACTCCTGCCCTGCACGTTTCCAGGCCCGCTAGCCCAAAAGAAATAATTCAACCCCCCACCGGCACCGTCTCAACCCCTCCACCCAGTCGGGTCACTCCCTCTCCCACACCTCCTGAGCCGGAGCCGGCAGCTGAGGCTGCTTTAGAGGCTGCAGTGGAGGTGGCTCCTGCTCCTGTCATAGAGCCTCCATCCGTTCTGCCGTCTCCTAAAGCTGAGCGTCGGATCTCGGCCCTCTCAGCCCTGGAAAGAGCGGAGGACATGAGCCCAGGGAAGAAGATTTCGTGTGACCAAAGGATCTATGAGGCTCTGGAGAAGGCACGCAAGAAGTCCAG CCCAGTGTCAAACCCGAGCACATCCTACTCCACCACCCCACCTCCAGAGGAGAGTCCCACCGTCTCTCTCCCAGAGCTCCCACCTATTGACTATGAGGCAGGGAAATCAGCAGAAGTTAACGGCGTTGACCAGC GGGAAGCCTCTCCGGTGTTGGAAGGTATCGCTGAGGAGGGGTGCGATCCTGTCCCAGAGCTGTTGTTGGTTCCACCGCCTCAACCCAAAAAGTTGCTTCCAGTTCCTGAGTCACTGGGTCCTTCTCCAGAGAAACCAGACAGACCTTCTTCTGTGGACCTGAGTGAATACACCTATTCTCCTCATCTGGGAGATAATG AGATCCCTGTCCCTTCCGAGTTCTCAGAGACCGACACCACAGATATCCCTGAGTTTGATGATGTGACCTCAGATGCTCATTCTCCAGACTTGGGGAGCGGGGACTACATAGGTACAGATACTCCGGATGgacagatttcagatttttacAGTAATGGATTAATTAGTCCAGGAGCTGAGGACCGCACAGACCAAGATAATCCACAACCAGAGTCCTCTTTCTCGTTCCCTCAGGAATCTCCCGCACCGCCAGA GGTCCAAGCTGAAGTCGACAATGGTGTCTATGAGAGCACGGAAAATGTTTACGAGGAGTTCTCAGTCTCAGccaagaagaaaggaaagactGAAGGTGGCAAGAAGCGCAAAGGCCCGCCAAAGA ATCCGTATGCTGAGGCGCCACAGGAAGCA AATGAAGAGAAAGTCAAGACAATCAGGTTCGGCAA GGGCGACAAGAAGTCCACGGCAGAAGGGCCGGATGAGAAAgagctgaaaaagaaagagaagcagcgcctggagaaggagaagaaggagctgaaggagaagcaagaaagggagaagaaggagcagaaagagagggagaagaaggagaataaTATGAAGAAGAAGTTCAAA ATCACAGGACAGGAGGAGGCCATGTACGAGGCAAAAGTAACCGTGACGACGAAGGGACGTAAGGACGATCTGCCCGTCAAGAGCGGCGACTTGATCAGCATCATCCGGACAACGAACTGTCCCAAAGGGAAGTGGCTGGCcagagacagcagcaacaact ATGGGTACGTTGCAGTGGATCATATGGAGCTGGACATCAAGGAGATGCTGGAGCTCGGAAAGAAGGCCGCGCACACCCGCAAGATCAGCAACACCAACGTAATCGAGGCGGAGGACACCAGCATAGGGAACAG GGCCTCGAACCACTATCCAACGTCAGCAGAGAGCT TCACAGATGACAGTGAAGAGTGGACCGGTGACGAAGAGGAACCTCTGTCTCCTGCTGCTGAAACTGCAGATCCGTTGGCTTCAGT GGGTCACAACAGGACACTCTCGATGCCAGACATGG GAGACAAAGACCTTACCATAAACCACCAGCACAGCCACAGTGAGCCAGATCCAAATGGCTCCCATGTCCA AGCAAGACAGGAAGCACTTCAGAAGCTGGCCACATTTTTCCATTCACCAAAACCTGTGGAGCCAGCTGCCAG cactgAACCAGAGACAA ATCCTGAGCCTGTGAAAGAAGAAGCATTAGACCC gccTGAAGCGAGTTCGACACAGGAAACCGACTTCGATCAAACTGAGATGATCATTTTACCTCCTCCTGACCTGTACGCTGACTTCGCCCAGTAA